One region of Sulfurimonas sp. genomic DNA includes:
- the rfbB gene encoding dTDP-glucose 4,6-dehydratase, producing the protein MKSILLTGTAGFIGSNFVPYFLEKYPDYKLINLDLLTYAGNLENLKECEGNPRYKFIKGDICNRELVEFIFNEYDIQGVIHFAAESHVDNSIKNPGVFIETNVNGTFTLIDVAYKYWMDKPFAYKEKYNNCRFHHISTDEVYGTLSDDPNDLFTEETPYAPNSPYSASKASSDMVVRSYQETYGLNTVITNCSNNYGPKQHDEKLIPTIIRKALASEPIPIYGDGKNIRDWLYVLDHCKGIDIVYHTGIEANVYNIGGRNERTNLQIVDRICSILDERVPKNESYKELITFVEDRAGHDRRYAIDATKLENELGWKADENFDTGIIKTIDWYLEKYAI; encoded by the coding sequence ATGAAATCTATTTTATTAACAGGAACAGCAGGCTTTATAGGTTCAAACTTTGTGCCTTATTTTTTAGAAAAATATCCAGATTATAAACTTATTAATCTAGACCTTTTAACATATGCAGGTAATTTAGAAAACCTAAAAGAGTGTGAAGGAAATCCTAGATATAAATTTATAAAAGGTGATATTTGTAATCGTGAATTAGTTGAGTTTATATTTAATGAATACGACATTCAAGGGGTAATTCACTTTGCAGCAGAAAGTCATGTCGATAACTCTATAAAAAATCCTGGAGTATTTATAGAAACTAACGTTAATGGTACATTCACACTTATAGATGTAGCATATAAATATTGGATGGATAAACCATTTGCTTACAAAGAAAAATACAACAACTGCAGATTCCATCATATCTCAACAGATGAAGTTTACGGAACACTTAGTGACGATCCAAATGATCTGTTTACAGAAGAAACTCCTTATGCTCCAAATTCTCCATATTCTGCAAGTAAAGCAAGTAGTGATATGGTTGTTAGAAGTTACCAAGAGACTTACGGGTTAAATACGGTTATAACAAATTGTTCTAATAACTATGGACCAAAACAACATGATGAGAAACTTATACCTACGATAATTCGTAAAGCACTTGCAAGTGAACCTATCCCAATTTATGGTGATGGTAAAAACATACGTGACTGGTTATATGTACTTGATCACTGTAAAGGGATAGATATTGTTTATCATACAGGTATAGAAGCAAATGTATATAACATCGGTGGACGCAATGAGAGAACTAATCTTCAAATAGTTGATCGTATATGCTCTATTTTAGATGAGAGAGTTCCAAAAAATGAGAGTTATAAGGAACTTATAACTTTTGTAGAGGATCGTGCAGGACATGATAGACGTTATGCGATAGATGCAACAAAGTTAGAAAATGAGTTGGGCTGGAAAGCTGATGAAAATTTTGATACAGGAATTATCAAAACTATAGATTGGTATTTGGAGAAATATGCTATTTAA
- the rfbD gene encoding dTDP-4-dehydrorhamnose reductase produces the protein MHNILVTGANGQLGSEIKELSSEYENNYFFTDREELDISNEQAVKEYINSNNIDVIINCAAYTAVDKAEDDQENANNINHLAVKYLSEIAKEKSVNMIHVSTDYVFNGKNHKPYVEEDSVNPNSVYGKTKLDGENAMLHINPKNSIIIRTSWVYSSFGANFVKTMLRLGKERDELGVIFDQVGTPTYARDLAKIILEIQPKIDNENVEIYNYSNEGVLSWYDFAKEIMRMAKLDCIVNPIETKEYPTPASRPHYSLLNKAKIKKVFNITIPYWKDSLDECLRKLGERK, from the coding sequence ATGCATAATATTTTAGTAACTGGAGCTAATGGACAACTTGGTTCTGAAATTAAAGAACTGTCTTCAGAATATGAAAATAACTATTTTTTTACAGATAGAGAAGAACTTGATATCTCTAATGAACAAGCAGTCAAAGAGTATATAAATTCTAATAATATAGACGTTATTATCAATTGTGCTGCTTATACAGCTGTTGATAAGGCAGAAGACGATCAAGAAAATGCAAATAATATAAACCATTTAGCAGTTAAATATTTATCAGAAATAGCAAAAGAAAAATCTGTAAATATGATTCATGTATCAACTGATTATGTGTTTAATGGAAAAAATCATAAACCTTATGTTGAAGAAGATTCTGTAAATCCAAATAGCGTATATGGAAAAACAAAATTAGATGGTGAAAATGCTATGCTACATATTAATCCAAAGAACTCTATAATTATAAGAACGTCTTGGGTATATAGTAGTTTCGGAGCTAACTTTGTAAAAACAATGCTTCGTTTAGGTAAAGAGAGAGATGAACTTGGTGTTATATTTGATCAAGTTGGGACTCCTACATATGCAAGGGATTTGGCAAAGATTATTTTAGAGATACAACCAAAAATAGATAATGAAAATGTAGAGATATACAACTACTCAAATGAGGGTGTGTTATCTTGGTATGATTTTGCAAAAGAGATTATGCGTATGGCCAAATTAGATTGTATAGTTAACCCAATTGAGACTAAGGAATATCCAACTCCTGCTTCAAGACCACACTATTCTTTACTAAATAAAGCTAAAATAAAAAAAGTATTTAATATAACCATCCCATATTGGAAAGACTCACTTGATGAATGCTTAAGAAAACTAGGAGAAAGAAAATAA
- the rfbC gene encoding dTDP-4-dehydrorhamnose 3,5-epimerase — MNFIRTEIEDVVIIEPKVHGDDRGYFVETFRADKLEEFLGYKISFCQDNESKSSKGVLRGLHYQLSPAAQTKLVRVIKGRVLDVAVDIRKGSPTFGKHVAVELTSENKRQLLVPRGFAHGFVVLEDDTVFAYKVDNYYSPENDRGIAFDDLDINIDWKIPHSELNLSAKDKVQPKLNEANDIFEYGVDYYA; from the coding sequence ATGAATTTTATAAGAACAGAGATTGAAGATGTAGTTATAATTGAACCTAAAGTACATGGTGATGATAGGGGTTATTTTGTAGAAACTTTTCGTGCTGATAAGCTAGAAGAATTTTTAGGTTATAAAATAAGTTTTTGTCAGGATAACGAATCAAAAAGCTCTAAAGGAGTTTTAAGAGGCCTTCATTATCAACTCTCCCCTGCGGCACAGACAAAACTTGTTCGTGTAATTAAAGGACGTGTTCTTGATGTAGCAGTTGATATAAGAAAAGGTAGTCCTACTTTTGGTAAACATGTAGCTGTTGAACTTACAAGTGAAAACAAAAGACAACTTTTAGTGCCACGTGGTTTTGCTCACGGTTTTGTCGTGCTAGAAGATGACACAGTATTCGCTTACAAAGTTGACAACTACTACTCACCTGAAAATGACAGAGGGATTGCTTTTGATGATTTAGATATCAATATAGACTGGAAAATACCACATAGTGAACTTAATTTATCAGCTAAAGATAAAGTACAACCTAAACTGAACGAAGCGAATGATATTTTTGAATATGGTGTAGATTACTATGCATAA